A window from Canis aureus isolate CA01 chromosome 23, VMU_Caureus_v.1.0, whole genome shotgun sequence encodes these proteins:
- the LOC144295409 gene encoding olfactory receptor 51G2-like has product MLAFNSTASNWPTFSFIGIPGLEAAHIWISIPFCVLYIMALGGNALLLILVTAEQNLHEPQFYFLAVLALTDLGLSLSTMPSVLAVFWFDARHIGLDACLTQMFFIHTLSSVESGILVAMAFDRLVAICAPLNYTRILTHYTVACLSGAAVLRGATLLAPLPFFLKTFPFCGTNILSHSYCYYPDMLNLACGDVSFSSAYGLVFVLCTFAVDVVFIIASYMKILGTIMNLETQDRNWKSLHTCACHLCTVLVFYLPLISLAVLHRYSRDASPVLYTTMSNAYLLMTPLLNPLVYSVKSRQIQAALRKRFWVQRVIAGE; this is encoded by the coding sequence ATGTTGGCTTTTAATAGCACTGCCTCTAATTGGCCCACTTTCTCCTTCATTGGTATTCCTGGTCTGGAGGCTGCACATATATGGATCTCCATCCCCTTCTGTGTCCTGTACATCATGGCCCTTGGGGGCAATGCTCTTCTGCTTATCCTAGTTACAGCAGAGCAGAATCTTCATGAACCTCAGTTCTATTTTTTGGCTGTGCTTGCTCTTACTGACCTAGGTCTTTCATTGTCTACAATGCCTAGTGTCTTGGCTGTCTTCTGGTTTGATGCCCGACACATTGGCCTGGATGCCTGCTTAACCCAAATGTTCTTCATTCACACCCTCTCCTCAGTAGAATCAGGTATTCTTGTGGCCATGGCTTTTGACCGTTTGGTAGCTATCTGCGCTCCATTAAACTACACCAGGATCCTTACCCACTATACTGTTGCCTGCCTTAGTGGAGCTGCTGTCTTACGAGGCGCCACTCTGCTGGCTCCTCTGCCTTTTTTCCTTAAGACTTTTCCTTTCTGTGGGACCAATATCCTCTCACATTCTTATTGCTACTACCCAGATATGCTCAACCTGGCCTGTGGGGATGTCTCTTTCAGCAGTGCCTATGGGTTGGTTTTTGTCCTTTGCACATTTGCAGTGGATGTTGTCTTCATCATAGCTTCATATATGAAGATCTTGGGCACTATTATGAACCTGGAGACTCAAGACAGAAACTGGAAATCACTGCACACTTGTGCCTGCCACCTGTGCACAGTGCTAGTGTTTTACCTGCCCCTCATCAGCTTGGCAGTGCTGCATCGTTATAGCCGGGATGCTTCTCCAGTTCTGTATACCACCATGAGTAATGCCTACCTCCTCATGACACCACTACTCAACCCTCTTGTCTACAGCGTCAAATCCAGGCAGATCCAGGCTGCTCTGCGCAAGCGATTTTGGGTGCAACGTGTCATTGCtggggaatga